From a region of the Odontesthes bonariensis isolate fOdoBon6 chromosome 4, fOdoBon6.hap1, whole genome shotgun sequence genome:
- the msmo1 gene encoding methylsterol monooxygenase 1 — MAMNGTADILSSAYLAVEYVDAVLPENPFQPSLKHAWNYMLDNYTKFQIATWGSLIVHELIYVLFCLPGFIFQFMPFMQKYKIQSDKPETWEKQWRCFKILLFNHFCIQLPLICGTYYFTEFFNIPYDWDSMPRWSCLLAQCLGCAVIEDTWHYFLHRLLHHRRIYKYIHKVHHEFTAPFGMQAEYAHPLETLILGAGFFIGIMTFCNHVFLLWAWVTFRLLETIDVHSGYDIPLNPLHLIPFYAGARFHDFHHMNFVGNYASTFTWWDKLLNTDNQYNKHLQKQGEKKEQ; from the exons ATGGCAATGAACGGCACAGCAGATATATTGAGCTCCGCCTATCTTGCGGTGGAATATGTAGATGCTGTGCTGCCAGAGAACCCCTTCCAGCcctccctgaaacatgcctggAACTACATGCTGGACAACTACACCAAGTTCCAGATTGCCACCTGGGGGTCTCTCATTGTCCATGAGCTCATCTACGTCCTGTTCTGTCTGCCTGGTTTCATCTTTCAGTTCATGCCCTTCATGCAGAAATACAAGATCCAGTCG gacaAGCCAGAGACCTGGGAGAAACAATGGAGATGTTTCAAGATACtgctttttaatcatttttgcaTCCAGTTGCCTTTGATCTGTGGCACATACTACTTCACTGAATTCTTCAACATCCCATATGACTGGGATTCTATGCCACGCTG GTCATGCCTCCTGGCTCAGTGCTTAGGCTGTGCTGTCATTGAGGACACCTGGCATTACTTCCTCCATCGCCTGCTGCATCACAGACGCATCTATAAATACATCCACAAAGTCCACCATGAATTCACT GCTCCGTTTGGCATGCAGGCAGAATACGCTCATCCTCTTGAGACCCTCATCCTGGGCGCTGGTTTCTTCATCGGCATCATGACCTTTTGTAACCACGTGTTCCTCCTTTGGGCCTGGGTGACTTTCCGTCTGCTGGAGACCATCGATGTCCACAG cgGTTATGACATCCCTCTAAACCCACTCCACCTAATTCCGTTCTACGCTGGTGCCCGTTTCCACGACTTCCACCACATGAACTTTGTTGGGAATTATGCGTCCACCTTCACCTGGTGGGATAAGCTGCTGAACACTGACAACCAGTACAACAAACACCTGCAGAAGCAAGGAGAAAAGAAGGAGCAGTAA